TTTTATGACCAACCtcgactctccctcaccctcacccccctccctcccttcacccataGAAACCAGTGCCCTGTGTTGGCCCAgaccgggtggcaggttcccttccctgaagaacattaacaAACCAGtttggtttttatgacaatccagcagtttccatagtcactttttcccagtgccggccccacagatgaccagattcattcagcttaattcaacaacctgcctttgtgtttttgtgggttctctctcacccctattttctgttttcaatcagtttcacagggtgttcgaaggatcAGATTTTCAGTCAGGAAATTAAAACTTCACATCAGGTACGCACAGAATTTCTCAACCTGCTGTAACGTGAATATCGGATTTTGAAGATGAAAGAGAATAGccccgttcacagtggggagaaaccgtacacgtgttctgtgtgtggacgaggcttcagccaATCATCTGGCCTGGCAAGACACAAGTGCAGCCACAccagggagaaaccatggaaatgtgaggactgtgggacggGATGCAGAACcccatctgaattggaaactcatcggcacagtcacactggggacaAACCATTCATCTgcccagagtgtgggaaagggttcattaactcttcaaacctgctgacacaccagcgagttcacacagggataAGACTGTTtaactgctccgagtgtgggaagcacTTCACTTCTTCATCCACATTGCTGACACACCGGCGGCTTCACAATGGggaaagaccttttaaatgcttGGAGTGTGAGAGGTGCTATAAATGTTCCTGGGAACTGAAGTCCCATCAACGCGTTCACagtgacgagagaccattcagatgctctcactgtgggtctgggttcaagacattatctgacctcac
This portion of the Scyliorhinus torazame isolate Kashiwa2021f chromosome 5, sScyTor2.1, whole genome shotgun sequence genome encodes:
- the LOC140418459 gene encoding uncharacterized protein, which codes for MKENSPVHSGEKPYTCSVCGRGFSQSSGLARHKCSHTREKPWKCEDCGTGCRTPSELETHRHSHTGDKPFICPECGKGFINSSNLLTHQRVHTGIRLFNCSECGKHFTSSSTLLTHRRLHNGERPFKCLECERCYKCSWELKSHQRVHSDERPFRCSHCGSGFKTLSDLTVHQQTHTADRPFACPDCGKGFTRSPNLLEHQRVHTGERPFTCSECGKGFTQLCTLLKHQQVHTRERPFTYSEQGEGFTQSSSLMIHQQLHTGKKPFICSECGKGFTRSFHLQTHQRVHTGERPFNCSQCGKGFTQLSSLLRHQRIHQDERPFKCPETNVSSTSSN